One genomic segment of Sphingorhabdus sp. M41 includes these proteins:
- a CDS encoding GFA family protein, whose translation MTIEGGCYCGAVRYKAEGEPMLKAECFCRECQYTTGGNSLLLMAMPADGYEITKGAVKGFKRADLEKGVTREFCADCGTHLATRAPGFEVAVIVKVGTLDDPGIFGKADSAHFACDAQDYHRLPDDMPVHQKWMNN comes from the coding sequence ATGACAATCGAAGGCGGATGCTATTGCGGCGCGGTGCGCTACAAGGCCGAGGGCGAACCGATGCTGAAGGCGGAATGTTTCTGCCGCGAATGCCAATATACAACTGGTGGCAATAGTTTGCTGCTGATGGCAATGCCAGCGGACGGTTATGAGATTACCAAGGGGGCCGTGAAGGGCTTTAAGCGCGCTGACCTTGAAAAGGGTGTGACGCGGGAATTTTGTGCGGATTGCGGCACTCATCTGGCCACTCGTGCGCCGGGCTTTGAGGTGGCGGTGATCGTCAAGGTCGGAACGCTCGATGATCCGGGCATTTTTGGCAAAGCGGACAGCGCCCATTTTGCCTGCGACGCGCAAGATTATCACCGGTTGCCAGATGATATGCCGGTCCACCAGAAATGGATGAACAATTAA
- a CDS encoding pilus assembly protein CpaE → MNAPWKPGSVNGREPFAAFVCDDDTLEILRPVAEEMGWSVDKCNKGGLRNAVQTLSVSASPNILLVDLSESGDPLNDINSLAEVCEPGTVVVAMGQVNDVRLYRDLIVSGLQDYLLKPFSPEQLRDVLSQAQAVINAPKSEDSQAEKPHISTAVIGTRGGVGASTIATSLAWLLSHDRDRLTALLDLDVHFGTGALSLDLEPGRGLTDAIDNPSRIDGLFIERAMIKANDKLSLLSAEAPINSPIMTDGSAFFQLQEEFRAAFDCTVIDLPRDMLINYPHLLGDVNATIIVTELTLASARDCIRLLSWLKSHAAQSKVYVVANKVQTSNLEIGRQDFESSIERKIDIMVPYDPRTAAQSAKLGQALVEAGKSSKASAKIIELTNLVLGSVSGGEDADQAGDKKSFMDKFGEFKSFLPSKKAKEDAAKV, encoded by the coding sequence ATGAACGCACCCTGGAAACCCGGCTCGGTCAACGGACGTGAGCCGTTTGCCGCATTCGTTTGTGACGATGACACGCTGGAGATACTCCGTCCGGTCGCTGAAGAAATGGGCTGGTCGGTCGACAAATGTAACAAGGGCGGACTGCGCAATGCGGTTCAGACACTCTCCGTCTCCGCCAGTCCCAATATCCTGCTGGTAGACCTGTCGGAATCCGGTGATCCGTTGAACGATATCAATTCGCTGGCCGAGGTCTGCGAGCCAGGTACGGTCGTGGTTGCCATGGGTCAGGTCAATGATGTCCGCCTGTATCGCGATTTGATCGTTAGCGGCTTGCAAGACTATCTCCTGAAGCCGTTTAGCCCGGAACAGTTGCGGGATGTACTGTCTCAGGCGCAAGCGGTCATCAACGCACCGAAAAGCGAAGATTCGCAGGCCGAAAAACCGCATATTTCAACCGCTGTAATCGGAACGCGTGGCGGTGTCGGAGCCTCGACCATAGCCACATCACTGGCCTGGCTGCTCAGTCATGACAGGGATCGTCTGACCGCTCTGCTCGATCTGGATGTCCATTTCGGTACCGGTGCCCTGTCGCTGGATCTGGAGCCCGGTCGCGGTCTTACCGATGCGATCGACAACCCGAGCCGGATCGATGGCCTGTTCATTGAACGCGCCATGATCAAGGCCAATGACAAGCTGTCACTGCTTTCTGCAGAAGCGCCAATTAATTCGCCGATCATGACCGATGGCAGCGCGTTCTTCCAGTTACAGGAAGAATTTCGCGCCGCCTTCGATTGTACGGTGATCGATTTGCCACGAGATATGTTGATCAACTATCCCCATCTTCTCGGCGATGTGAATGCAACGATCATCGTGACGGAATTGACACTCGCGTCGGCGCGGGACTGCATTCGCTTGCTATCCTGGCTGAAATCCCACGCAGCCCAGAGCAAGGTCTATGTGGTCGCCAACAAGGTGCAAACCTCCAATCTGGAAATCGGCCGCCAGGATTTCGAAAGCTCCATTGAGCGCAAGATCGACATCATGGTTCCCTATGATCCCAGAACCGCAGCGCAATCGGCAAAATTGGGCCAGGCATTGGTGGAAGCCGGCAAGTCCAGCAAAGCCTCGGCAAAGATCATCGAGCTGACAAATCTCGTTCTCGGATCGGTGAGCGGTGGGGAAGATGCCGACCAAGCTGGCGACAAGAAATCTTTCATGGACAAATTCGGCGAGTTTAAGTCATTTTTGCCGTCGAAAAAAGCCAAGGAGGATGCTGCCAAAGTTTGA
- a CDS encoding MarR family winged helix-turn-helix transcriptional regulator, with translation MTFKLDDYLPYQLSTTSNVVSDVIAGEYKSLFGLKIPEWRVMSVLGTRGASTQRHLVEATLMDKVTVNRAVKNLVDRALLDRSPNTADGRSHHLLLSSTGRDLYGKILPAAQAMDKKIMSVLSAEEKAELSAMLARIKKSADTIAAQ, from the coding sequence ATGACTTTTAAGCTTGATGATTATCTGCCTTACCAGCTCTCGACGACGTCCAACGTCGTCAGCGACGTGATCGCGGGCGAGTATAAGAGCCTCTTCGGCCTCAAGATCCCGGAATGGCGGGTGATGTCGGTGCTTGGTACGCGCGGTGCCTCGACCCAGAGACATCTGGTGGAGGCGACGTTGATGGATAAGGTGACGGTCAATCGCGCGGTGAAAAATCTCGTCGATCGGGCCCTGCTCGATCGCAGTCCCAACACCGCCGATGGCCGTTCGCATCATCTGCTGCTGAGCAGCACAGGCCGCGATCTATATGGCAAGATTCTGCCGGCCGCCCAGGCGATGGACAAGAAAATCATGTCGGTGCTGAGCGCCGAGGAAAAAGCCGAACTGTCCGCCATGCTGGCACGGATCAAAAAATCGGCGGATACCATCGCGGCGCAATAA
- a CDS encoding type II secretion system F family protein, protein MGIMQTAILGAGVLAVLLLLIFAFAGPSESKASARRLDKVKFRHSDSADVRVEAQMKKALSARRKTTRPKGETMTKMEILAIRMEKTGKDWPLSYFFYAAGGLFVVMAGLLLLKGAPIFLCLAVGLLAGAGLPHFIVSFLINRRIAKFTAAFPDAIELLVRGLRSGLPVTETIGVVAKEIGGPVGEEFQKVVDRIKIGQTMEDALQESAKRMETPEFKFFCITLAIQRETGGNLAETLSNLADVLRKRGQMKLKIKAMSSESKASAYIVGSLPFIVFGLVYTVNPTYLSGFFYEDRLIIAGLGGLCWMSIGVFIMAKMVNFEI, encoded by the coding sequence ATGGGTATAATGCAAACTGCAATTTTGGGTGCTGGCGTTCTAGCGGTTCTGCTGCTGCTCATCTTTGCATTTGCTGGCCCATCGGAGTCAAAGGCGAGCGCCCGACGGCTGGACAAGGTTAAATTTCGTCATTCCGACAGCGCCGATGTTCGGGTGGAAGCGCAGATGAAAAAAGCGCTATCGGCGCGGCGCAAAACCACTCGCCCCAAGGGCGAGACCATGACCAAGATGGAAATCCTGGCAATCCGGATGGAAAAAACCGGCAAGGATTGGCCTCTTTCCTATTTTTTCTATGCGGCGGGTGGCCTGTTTGTGGTCATGGCGGGCTTGCTGCTGCTCAAGGGCGCGCCCATTTTCCTATGTCTGGCTGTCGGGCTTCTCGCCGGAGCCGGATTGCCGCATTTCATTGTCAGCTTCCTGATCAATCGACGGATCGCCAAATTCACCGCAGCCTTTCCCGATGCCATCGAGCTGCTTGTCCGCGGCCTCCGTTCGGGCTTGCCCGTCACCGAGACGATCGGCGTCGTTGCCAAGGAAATTGGCGGACCGGTTGGTGAGGAGTTTCAGAAAGTGGTTGACCGGATCAAGATTGGCCAGACGATGGAAGATGCGCTGCAAGAGAGCGCCAAGCGGATGGAAACTCCGGAATTCAAATTCTTCTGTATTACGTTGGCAATTCAGCGTGAAACCGGCGGTAACCTGGCAGAAACGCTTTCGAATCTGGCCGACGTACTCCGCAAACGTGGGCAAATGAAGCTCAAGATCAAGGCGATGTCGTCAGAATCCAAGGCTTCCGCCTATATTGTGGGATCGCTGCCATTCATCGTCTTCGGTTTGGTTTACACAGTAAACCCCACCTATCTCTCCGGTTTTTTCTATGAAGACCGGCTGATCATTGCTGGCTTGGGCGGTCTGTGCTGGATGAGCATTGGCGTGTTCATCATGGCCAAGATGGTCAATTTCGAAATTTAA
- a CDS encoding type II secretion system F family protein → MTTSGGPTLMGVDVLLVATILAAVAAVAVFFAIYAAVTVRDPMAKRVKALAQRREQLKAGIMASTTKKRAKLVQQNDTTDRMRNLLSSMQVLQDTQVKEAQQKLAQAGIRSKDLAFLIIFSRLVLPIILGGGAALAIYGFNYLGDWSDIKRFAMFAGAAILGYKGADIYVNNLIAKRTDLIRKGLPDAIDLLVICAEAGLTVDTAFARVSKELGSAYPELADEFSLTSIELGFLTERRQAFENLAYRVALDHVKGVVTTMIQTEKYGTPLASSLRVLSAEFRNDRMMRAEEKAARLPAIMTVPLILFILPTLFIVILGPAACSISDAMM, encoded by the coding sequence ATGACAACCAGCGGCGGACCAACTTTAATGGGCGTGGACGTGCTTTTGGTGGCGACGATATTGGCTGCCGTCGCGGCTGTGGCCGTGTTTTTCGCAATCTACGCGGCTGTGACTGTGCGCGATCCGATGGCAAAACGGGTCAAGGCCCTCGCCCAACGCCGGGAGCAGTTGAAAGCCGGCATCATGGCGTCGACCACCAAGAAGCGTGCAAAGCTGGTCCAGCAGAACGATACCACCGACCGGATGCGCAATCTCCTTTCGTCGATGCAAGTGCTGCAGGACACCCAGGTTAAGGAAGCGCAACAGAAGCTGGCGCAGGCCGGTATCCGTTCGAAGGATCTGGCTTTCCTTATCATCTTCAGTCGGCTCGTCTTGCCGATCATATTGGGCGGCGGGGCTGCGCTGGCGATATATGGCTTCAACTATCTGGGCGACTGGTCGGACATTAAACGTTTCGCCATGTTCGCCGGTGCGGCCATCCTGGGGTATAAAGGGGCCGATATTTACGTCAACAATCTGATCGCGAAACGGACCGATCTGATCCGCAAGGGTCTGCCGGACGCCATCGATCTGCTCGTCATTTGTGCGGAAGCCGGCCTGACGGTCGATACGGCCTTTGCCCGGGTTTCGAAGGAACTCGGCAGCGCCTATCCGGAACTGGCCGACGAATTTTCATTGACCTCCATCGAACTGGGCTTTCTGACCGAGCGGCGGCAGGCCTTTGAAAATCTTGCTTATCGCGTTGCTCTTGACCATGTCAAAGGCGTGGTGACAACCATGATCCAGACCGAGAAATATGGTACGCCGCTGGCTTCCTCGCTGCGTGTACTCTCGGCGGAATTCCGCAACGACCGGATGATGCGCGCTGAAGAAAAGGCCGCGCGTCTGCCCGCCATCATGACGGTACCGCTGATCCTGTTCATTCTGCCAACCCTGTTCATCGTGATCCTCGGCCCAGCGGCCTGCTCGATCTCCGACGCGATGATGTAG
- a CDS encoding TonB-dependent receptor: MKKSVLAYPLLASMALVSVPAWGQGPDINDDIENIAADGLSPEIIVTGLPASLGDKAYNATEISMDSSQTVENSLRDVPGLQQFRRSDARSANPTSQGVTLRGLGGNASSRALLILDGVPQADPFGGWVAWPGYDALALANARITRGGGSVADGQGAISGTIELFSDNVGDLIELGAAYGSRNSVDADLLFGRELGQGQLTISANYARGDGFIPIIEGQRGTVDRPAEYEQAGLAVRFVAPLSDNVELQSNVRAFTDDRERGFAFSENHNDGADASIRLVDRNSDWQWSALAYVQIRNFDVSFGGVADDRNSVSRVFEQFNVPSTGLGARIEVRPPVGDNVELRIGGDWRRTEGTTNENFFFADNDTPRRSRRAGGSTSIYGGFVEASLQASDALVLTGGGRVDFWSIDDGFRKEIELINPFPGSVRTDEIFTRRNDTEFTGRGGFAFDVSDELTLRGAAYLGWRLPTLNELFRPFRVGADATAANELLEPERVKGAELGLDWESGLVTLGITAFYNQLDNAVANVTLANGPGVFPGVGFVSASGTYSQRQNLDAIKSKGIEIDAAFDLGELVDGLSVRAAYAYVDAEVDGSGDAAAVDGFRPAQVPRHNASGSIRWEKDNGTGASLSARYVGQQYEDDVNFLSLADAFTLDGRMALAVNDRLLVETRVENLLDARVEAAISSNGIIERAFPRTFWVGLRAKIE, from the coding sequence ATGAAAAAATCAGTTTTAGCCTATCCGCTATTGGCTTCAATGGCGTTGGTCAGTGTTCCCGCTTGGGGGCAAGGCCCGGACATCAATGATGATATAGAAAATATCGCCGCAGATGGCCTTTCACCGGAGATAATCGTCACGGGCTTACCAGCCTCGCTGGGTGACAAGGCTTATAACGCCACCGAAATATCGATGGATTCATCACAAACCGTCGAGAACAGCTTGCGCGATGTGCCCGGGCTTCAACAATTCCGCAGGTCTGATGCCCGTTCTGCCAACCCGACCAGTCAGGGCGTCACATTGCGCGGCCTGGGCGGCAATGCGTCTTCGCGCGCCCTGCTGATCCTTGACGGTGTGCCGCAGGCTGACCCCTTTGGCGGCTGGGTCGCCTGGCCCGGCTATGATGCGCTGGCGCTCGCCAATGCCCGGATCACCCGCGGCGGCGGTAGTGTCGCTGACGGTCAGGGCGCCATTTCCGGGACGATCGAACTGTTCAGTGACAATGTCGGTGATCTGATCGAACTGGGTGCCGCTTACGGCAGCCGCAACAGCGTCGATGCCGATCTGCTGTTCGGCCGTGAACTGGGGCAGGGGCAGCTGACCATCTCCGCCAATTATGCCCGCGGTGACGGCTTCATCCCGATTATCGAAGGCCAGCGCGGAACCGTGGATCGTCCTGCGGAATATGAGCAGGCCGGTCTCGCCGTCCGCTTCGTCGCGCCCCTGTCCGATAATGTCGAGCTGCAGAGCAATGTCCGCGCTTTCACCGATGACCGCGAACGCGGCTTTGCCTTCAGCGAAAATCATAATGACGGCGCGGACGCCAGCATCCGGCTGGTCGACCGCAATTCCGACTGGCAATGGTCGGCTCTGGCTTATGTGCAAATCCGCAATTTTGATGTCAGCTTCGGCGGCGTCGCGGATGATCGCAATTCGGTCAGCCGGGTGTTTGAACAGTTTAATGTGCCCTCCACCGGTCTTGGCGCGCGCATTGAAGTGCGGCCACCGGTCGGCGACAATGTCGAACTGCGCATCGGTGGTGACTGGCGCCGGACAGAGGGGACCACCAACGAGAATTTCTTCTTCGCCGATAATGACACGCCGCGCCGCAGCCGCAGGGCCGGGGGCAGCACATCGATCTATGGCGGCTTTGTCGAAGCTAGTTTGCAGGCCAGCGATGCGCTGGTCCTGACCGGCGGCGGGCGCGTCGATTTCTGGTCGATCGATGACGGCTTTCGCAAGGAGATAGAATTGATCAATCCGTTTCCCGGGTCGGTCAGGACGGACGAGATATTCACCCGTCGTAATGACACGGAATTTACCGGTCGCGGCGGATTCGCCTTTGATGTCAGCGATGAACTTACCCTGCGCGGTGCCGCCTATCTCGGCTGGCGCTTGCCGACCCTGAATGAATTGTTCCGGCCCTTCCGGGTCGGCGCGGATGCGACGGCGGCCAACGAGTTGCTGGAGCCTGAGCGGGTCAAGGGGGCCGAGCTGGGACTGGACTGGGAGAGCGGCCTTGTTACGCTGGGCATTACCGCCTTTTACAATCAGCTTGATAATGCCGTCGCAAATGTGACCTTGGCCAATGGTCCGGGTGTTTTCCCCGGCGTCGGATTTGTTTCGGCCAGCGGTACCTACAGCCAGCGCCAGAACCTCGACGCGATCAAATCGAAAGGCATTGAAATCGATGCCGCCTTTGATCTCGGCGAACTGGTCGACGGCCTGAGCGTCCGCGCTGCCTATGCCTATGTCGATGCGGAAGTCGACGGCTCCGGTGACGCGGCTGCGGTGGACGGTTTTCGTCCGGCCCAGGTGCCCCGGCACAATGCTTCCGGCTCGATCCGCTGGGAAAAGGATAATGGCACCGGCGCCAGCCTTTCGGCGCGCTATGTCGGGCAACAATATGAGGATGACGTCAATTTCCTCAGTCTCGCCGACGCGTTTACCCTAGATGGGCGGATGGCGCTGGCCGTCAATGATCGGCTGCTGGTCGAAACCCGGGTTGAAAATCTTCTCGATGCCCGGGTAGAGGCTGCGATCAGTAGCAATGGAATAATAGAACGCGCCTTTCCCCGGACATTTTGGGTTGGACTTCGCGCCAAAATTGAATAA